A single window of Pieris napi chromosome 8, ilPieNapi1.2, whole genome shotgun sequence DNA harbors:
- the LOC125051568 gene encoding brain tumor protein isoform X2, translated as MIYEDAGVLKMASRTPSLESLPGANSIGSLERGSLSPLTLSGSSPPASDSAVCDLREFDGLDTTCAICRETFVDPKVLNCFHTFCRGCLEREQTHPDKVTCVTCRVDSHLSPAGVPGLLTNLVIAAAVEQDADLLPSGRQTNSPTAPCTGCKSKESDAVARCVDCANFLCPNCVMAHQFMHCFEGHRVLAFTDLKDDKGLLNSTLSASGDKTAFCPRHKNDILKYFCRTCSVPVCKECTIIEHPAALHDCEHLSDAGPKQLELMQQAVNEAKTRATEIRHVVKTVEHAAGKLQVQYHKAQNEINDTFQFYRSMLEERRQELLKELESVFSTKQIALTVVGQKAQETVDKIYQTCDFVERLTKCANIAEILMFRKLLDTKLQSLISTNPEQSVQTACELEFVSNYQAIQVGVRNTFGYVRSSSEANVGPTKQPPIARPTNGSLLNGGSSSSSSSVNGSSGSLNGGIHLPTGLNGVLDRPYSNGLLGPTSQSTSPFDTNIISKRFTSGSSLGPFSSAIGDINLNGINPYEKWSNGGCDTLFPPATSDPYSLSAAAHSDPILDLTNKLISTAIFPPKSQIKRQKMIYHCKFGEFGVMEGQFTEPSGVAVNAQNDIIVADTNNHRIQIFDKEGRFKFQFGECGKRDGQLLYPNRVAVVRTSGDIIVTERSPTHQIQIYNQYGQFVRKFGANILQHPRGVTVDNKGRIVVVECKVMRVIIFDQVGNVLQKFGCSKHLEFPNGVVVNDKQEIFISDNRAHCVKVFNYEGIYLRQIGGEGVTNYPIGVGINAAGEILIADNHNNFNLTIFTQDGQLVSALESKVKHAQCFDVALMDDGSVVLASKDYRLYIYRYVQVPPIGM; from the coding sequence GGATGCCGGTGTCCTGAAGATGGCCTCACGCACCCCGTCCCTTGAGTCGCTGCCCGGTGCCAACTCTATAGGTTCGCTGGAGCGTGGCTCCTTATCACCACTGACCTTGAGCGGCTCCTCGCCTCCCGCGAGTGACTCCGCCGTATGTGATCTTCGCGAATTCGACGGTCTAGACACCACCTGTGCTATTTGCCGAGAGACATTCGTTGACCCTAAAGTTCTCAACTGCTTCCACACCTTCTGCAGAGGTTGCCTCGAGCGAGAACAAACCCACCCCGACAAAGTAACTTGCGTCACTTGCCGTGTGGATAGTCACCTGTCCCCAGCCGGTGTACCTGGACTCCTCACAAACCTAGTGATCGCAGCAGCCGTCGAACAGGACGCTGATCTTCTGCCGTCCGGACGTCAGACTAATTCGCCCACTGCGCCCTGTACTGGCTGCAAATCTAAGGAATCCGACGCTGTAGCGCGCTGTGTAGATTGCGCTAACTTCCTGTGTCCCAATTGCGTCATGGCTCACCAATTTATGCATTGCTTTGAAGGTCATCGTGTGCTGGCCTTCACGGACCTAAAAGATGATAAAGGTCTTCTTAACTCGACGCTCTCGGCGAGCGGTGATAAAACCGCATTCTGCCCGAGACACAAAAATGATATTCTGAAATACTTTTGTCGCACTTGTTCTGTGCCAGTATGCAAAGAATGTACTATTATCGAACACCCCGCGGCGCTACACGACTGTGAACATTTGTCGGATGCGGGGCCTAAACAACTTGAACTCATGCAGCAAGCAGTAAATGAAGCTAAAACACGTGCAACAGAAATAAGACACGTTGTGAAGACGGTAGAACATGCTGCTGGTAAACTTCAAGTTCAATATCATAAAGCTCAAAATGAAATTAACGACACCTTCCAATTCTACCGCTCTATGCTAGAAGAGCGTAGACAGGAGTTGCTGAAGGAACTGGAAAGTGTTTTCTCGACAAAACAAATTGCTCTCACTGTCGTGGGACAGAAAGCTCAAGAAActgtagataaaatatatcaaacatGCGATTTCGTCGAAAGGTTAACGAAATGCGCCAACATCGCCGAAATATTGATGTTTAGAAAACTTTTAGATACTAAACTgcaatctttaattagcacaAACCCGGAACAAAGTGTACAAACTGCTTGCGAACTCGAATTTGTATCGAATTATCAAGCGATACAAGTCGGCGTAAGGAACACTTTCGGTTACGTTCGCTCTAGTTCTGAAGCGAACGTCGGTCCTACCAAACAACCACCAATTGCTCGTCCCACCAACGGTTCTCTGTTGAATGGCGGATCTTCCTCGAGCAGCAGCAGCGTAAATGGAAGCTCAGGAAGCCTTAACGGTGGTATTCACCTGCCGACTGGATTAAATGGTGTTTTAGACAGACCTTACTCGAATGGACTTCTCGGTCCTACCAGCCAATCAACATCTCCGTTTGATACGAACATTATCTCCAAACGTTTTACTAGTGGTAGCTCTCTCGGGCCTTTCTCCTCTGCTATTGGAGACATCAACTTAAACGGCATAAACCCATACGAAAAATGGTCAAATGGAGGATGTGACACGCTGTTCCCTCCTGCCACATCGGACCCATATTCTCTTTCTGCTGCCGCTCATTCAGATCCAATTTTAGATTtgacaaacaaattaatatcCACTGCCATATTCCCTCCAAAATCACAGATCAAACGGCAAAAGATGATATATCACTGTAAATTCGGTGAGTTCGGTGTGATGGAAGGCCAATTCACAGAACCGAGCGGAGTCGCTGTCAATGCTCAAAACGACATAATTGTCGCCGATACTAACAACCACCGAATTCAGATTTTCGACAAAGAGGGCCGCTTTAAGTTTCAATTTGGCGAGTGTGGCAAACGAGATGGACAGCTATTGTACCCTAATAGGGTGGCCGTTGTCCGAACCTCTGGAGATATTATCGTAACAGAAAGATCGCCGACACACcaaatacaaatttacaatCAGTATGGACAATTTGTACGGAAATTCGGTGCCAATATTCTTCAACACCCCCGCGGTGTCACCGTGGATAACAAAGGACGAATCGTCGTCGTGGAATGTAAAGTTATGCGTGTCATTATCTTTGACCAAGTAGGAAACGTTCTGCAGAAATTTGGATGCTCAAAACATTTAGAATTTCCGAACGGCGTTGTGGTGAACGACAAACAAGAAATATTCATTAGTGACAACCGCGCGCATTGCGTCAAAGTCTTCAACTACGAAGGCATTTACTTACGACAGATCGGAGGAGAAGGAGTGACCAACTACCCGATAGGCGTGGGCATCAATGCCGCCGGCGAAATCTTAATCGCCGACAATCACAACAACTTCAACCTAACAATATTCACTCAAGACGGACAGTTGGTATCGGCTTTAgaaagtaaagtaaaacacGCTCAATGCTTCGACGTAGCTCTCATGGACGACGGCTCGGTAGTGCTCGCGAGCAAAGATTACCGCCTCTATATTTACCGTTACGTGCAAGTGCCACCTATTGGCATGTGA
- the LOC125051568 gene encoding brain tumor protein isoform X3, whose translation MASRTPSLESLPGANSIGSLERGSLSPLTLSGSSPPASDSAVCDLREFDGLDTTCAICRETFVDPKVLNCFHTFCRGCLEREQTHPDKVTCVTCRVDSHLSPAGVPGLLTNLVIAAAVEQDADLLPSGRQTNSPTAPCTGCKSKESDAVARCVDCANFLCPNCVMAHQFMHCFEGHRVLAFTDLKDDKGLLNSTLSASGDKTAFCPRHKNDILKYFCRTCSVPVCKECTIIEHPAALHDCEHLSDAGPKQLELMQQAVNEAKTRATEIRHVVKTVEHAAGKLQVQYHKAQNEINDTFQFYRSMLEERRQELLKELESVFSTKQIALTVVGQKAQETVDKIYQTCDFVERLTKCANIAEILMFRKLLDTKLQSLISTNPEQSVQTACELEFVSNYQAIQVGVRNTFGYVRSSSEANVGPTKQPPIARPTNGSLLNGGSSSSSSSVNGSSGSLNGGIHLPTGLNGVLDRPYSNGLLGPTSQSTSPFDTNIISKRFTSGSSLGPFSSAIGDINLNGINPYEKWSNGGCDTLFPPATSDPYSLSAAAHSDPILDLTNKLISTAIFPPKSQIKRQKMIYHCKFGEFGVMEGQFTEPSGVAVNAQNDIIVADTNNHRIQIFDKEGRFKFQFGECGKRDGQLLYPNRVAVVRTSGDIIVTERSPTHQIQIYNQYGQFVRKFGANILQHPRGVTVDNKGRIVVVECKVMRVIIFDQVGNVLQKFGCSKHLEFPNGVVVNDKQEIFISDNRAHCVKVFNYEGIYLRQIGGEGVTNYPIGVGINAAGEILIADNHNNFNLTIFTQDGQLVSALESKVKHAQCFDVALMDDGSVVLASKDYRLYIYRYVQVPPIGM comes from the coding sequence ATGGCCTCACGCACCCCGTCCCTTGAGTCGCTGCCCGGTGCCAACTCTATAGGTTCGCTGGAGCGTGGCTCCTTATCACCACTGACCTTGAGCGGCTCCTCGCCTCCCGCGAGTGACTCCGCCGTATGTGATCTTCGCGAATTCGACGGTCTAGACACCACCTGTGCTATTTGCCGAGAGACATTCGTTGACCCTAAAGTTCTCAACTGCTTCCACACCTTCTGCAGAGGTTGCCTCGAGCGAGAACAAACCCACCCCGACAAAGTAACTTGCGTCACTTGCCGTGTGGATAGTCACCTGTCCCCAGCCGGTGTACCTGGACTCCTCACAAACCTAGTGATCGCAGCAGCCGTCGAACAGGACGCTGATCTTCTGCCGTCCGGACGTCAGACTAATTCGCCCACTGCGCCCTGTACTGGCTGCAAATCTAAGGAATCCGACGCTGTAGCGCGCTGTGTAGATTGCGCTAACTTCCTGTGTCCCAATTGCGTCATGGCTCACCAATTTATGCATTGCTTTGAAGGTCATCGTGTGCTGGCCTTCACGGACCTAAAAGATGATAAAGGTCTTCTTAACTCGACGCTCTCGGCGAGCGGTGATAAAACCGCATTCTGCCCGAGACACAAAAATGATATTCTGAAATACTTTTGTCGCACTTGTTCTGTGCCAGTATGCAAAGAATGTACTATTATCGAACACCCCGCGGCGCTACACGACTGTGAACATTTGTCGGATGCGGGGCCTAAACAACTTGAACTCATGCAGCAAGCAGTAAATGAAGCTAAAACACGTGCAACAGAAATAAGACACGTTGTGAAGACGGTAGAACATGCTGCTGGTAAACTTCAAGTTCAATATCATAAAGCTCAAAATGAAATTAACGACACCTTCCAATTCTACCGCTCTATGCTAGAAGAGCGTAGACAGGAGTTGCTGAAGGAACTGGAAAGTGTTTTCTCGACAAAACAAATTGCTCTCACTGTCGTGGGACAGAAAGCTCAAGAAActgtagataaaatatatcaaacatGCGATTTCGTCGAAAGGTTAACGAAATGCGCCAACATCGCCGAAATATTGATGTTTAGAAAACTTTTAGATACTAAACTgcaatctttaattagcacaAACCCGGAACAAAGTGTACAAACTGCTTGCGAACTCGAATTTGTATCGAATTATCAAGCGATACAAGTCGGCGTAAGGAACACTTTCGGTTACGTTCGCTCTAGTTCTGAAGCGAACGTCGGTCCTACCAAACAACCACCAATTGCTCGTCCCACCAACGGTTCTCTGTTGAATGGCGGATCTTCCTCGAGCAGCAGCAGCGTAAATGGAAGCTCAGGAAGCCTTAACGGTGGTATTCACCTGCCGACTGGATTAAATGGTGTTTTAGACAGACCTTACTCGAATGGACTTCTCGGTCCTACCAGCCAATCAACATCTCCGTTTGATACGAACATTATCTCCAAACGTTTTACTAGTGGTAGCTCTCTCGGGCCTTTCTCCTCTGCTATTGGAGACATCAACTTAAACGGCATAAACCCATACGAAAAATGGTCAAATGGAGGATGTGACACGCTGTTCCCTCCTGCCACATCGGACCCATATTCTCTTTCTGCTGCCGCTCATTCAGATCCAATTTTAGATTtgacaaacaaattaatatcCACTGCCATATTCCCTCCAAAATCACAGATCAAACGGCAAAAGATGATATATCACTGTAAATTCGGTGAGTTCGGTGTGATGGAAGGCCAATTCACAGAACCGAGCGGAGTCGCTGTCAATGCTCAAAACGACATAATTGTCGCCGATACTAACAACCACCGAATTCAGATTTTCGACAAAGAGGGCCGCTTTAAGTTTCAATTTGGCGAGTGTGGCAAACGAGATGGACAGCTATTGTACCCTAATAGGGTGGCCGTTGTCCGAACCTCTGGAGATATTATCGTAACAGAAAGATCGCCGACACACcaaatacaaatttacaatCAGTATGGACAATTTGTACGGAAATTCGGTGCCAATATTCTTCAACACCCCCGCGGTGTCACCGTGGATAACAAAGGACGAATCGTCGTCGTGGAATGTAAAGTTATGCGTGTCATTATCTTTGACCAAGTAGGAAACGTTCTGCAGAAATTTGGATGCTCAAAACATTTAGAATTTCCGAACGGCGTTGTGGTGAACGACAAACAAGAAATATTCATTAGTGACAACCGCGCGCATTGCGTCAAAGTCTTCAACTACGAAGGCATTTACTTACGACAGATCGGAGGAGAAGGAGTGACCAACTACCCGATAGGCGTGGGCATCAATGCCGCCGGCGAAATCTTAATCGCCGACAATCACAACAACTTCAACCTAACAATATTCACTCAAGACGGACAGTTGGTATCGGCTTTAgaaagtaaagtaaaacacGCTCAATGCTTCGACGTAGCTCTCATGGACGACGGCTCGGTAGTGCTCGCGAGCAAAGATTACCGCCTCTATATTTACCGTTACGTGCAAGTGCCACCTATTGGCATGTGA
- the LOC125051568 gene encoding brain tumor protein isoform X1 yields the protein MNGFGLLWDAGVLKMASRTPSLESLPGANSIGSLERGSLSPLTLSGSSPPASDSAVCDLREFDGLDTTCAICRETFVDPKVLNCFHTFCRGCLEREQTHPDKVTCVTCRVDSHLSPAGVPGLLTNLVIAAAVEQDADLLPSGRQTNSPTAPCTGCKSKESDAVARCVDCANFLCPNCVMAHQFMHCFEGHRVLAFTDLKDDKGLLNSTLSASGDKTAFCPRHKNDILKYFCRTCSVPVCKECTIIEHPAALHDCEHLSDAGPKQLELMQQAVNEAKTRATEIRHVVKTVEHAAGKLQVQYHKAQNEINDTFQFYRSMLEERRQELLKELESVFSTKQIALTVVGQKAQETVDKIYQTCDFVERLTKCANIAEILMFRKLLDTKLQSLISTNPEQSVQTACELEFVSNYQAIQVGVRNTFGYVRSSSEANVGPTKQPPIARPTNGSLLNGGSSSSSSSVNGSSGSLNGGIHLPTGLNGVLDRPYSNGLLGPTSQSTSPFDTNIISKRFTSGSSLGPFSSAIGDINLNGINPYEKWSNGGCDTLFPPATSDPYSLSAAAHSDPILDLTNKLISTAIFPPKSQIKRQKMIYHCKFGEFGVMEGQFTEPSGVAVNAQNDIIVADTNNHRIQIFDKEGRFKFQFGECGKRDGQLLYPNRVAVVRTSGDIIVTERSPTHQIQIYNQYGQFVRKFGANILQHPRGVTVDNKGRIVVVECKVMRVIIFDQVGNVLQKFGCSKHLEFPNGVVVNDKQEIFISDNRAHCVKVFNYEGIYLRQIGGEGVTNYPIGVGINAAGEILIADNHNNFNLTIFTQDGQLVSALESKVKHAQCFDVALMDDGSVVLASKDYRLYIYRYVQVPPIGM from the coding sequence GGATGCCGGTGTCCTGAAGATGGCCTCACGCACCCCGTCCCTTGAGTCGCTGCCCGGTGCCAACTCTATAGGTTCGCTGGAGCGTGGCTCCTTATCACCACTGACCTTGAGCGGCTCCTCGCCTCCCGCGAGTGACTCCGCCGTATGTGATCTTCGCGAATTCGACGGTCTAGACACCACCTGTGCTATTTGCCGAGAGACATTCGTTGACCCTAAAGTTCTCAACTGCTTCCACACCTTCTGCAGAGGTTGCCTCGAGCGAGAACAAACCCACCCCGACAAAGTAACTTGCGTCACTTGCCGTGTGGATAGTCACCTGTCCCCAGCCGGTGTACCTGGACTCCTCACAAACCTAGTGATCGCAGCAGCCGTCGAACAGGACGCTGATCTTCTGCCGTCCGGACGTCAGACTAATTCGCCCACTGCGCCCTGTACTGGCTGCAAATCTAAGGAATCCGACGCTGTAGCGCGCTGTGTAGATTGCGCTAACTTCCTGTGTCCCAATTGCGTCATGGCTCACCAATTTATGCATTGCTTTGAAGGTCATCGTGTGCTGGCCTTCACGGACCTAAAAGATGATAAAGGTCTTCTTAACTCGACGCTCTCGGCGAGCGGTGATAAAACCGCATTCTGCCCGAGACACAAAAATGATATTCTGAAATACTTTTGTCGCACTTGTTCTGTGCCAGTATGCAAAGAATGTACTATTATCGAACACCCCGCGGCGCTACACGACTGTGAACATTTGTCGGATGCGGGGCCTAAACAACTTGAACTCATGCAGCAAGCAGTAAATGAAGCTAAAACACGTGCAACAGAAATAAGACACGTTGTGAAGACGGTAGAACATGCTGCTGGTAAACTTCAAGTTCAATATCATAAAGCTCAAAATGAAATTAACGACACCTTCCAATTCTACCGCTCTATGCTAGAAGAGCGTAGACAGGAGTTGCTGAAGGAACTGGAAAGTGTTTTCTCGACAAAACAAATTGCTCTCACTGTCGTGGGACAGAAAGCTCAAGAAActgtagataaaatatatcaaacatGCGATTTCGTCGAAAGGTTAACGAAATGCGCCAACATCGCCGAAATATTGATGTTTAGAAAACTTTTAGATACTAAACTgcaatctttaattagcacaAACCCGGAACAAAGTGTACAAACTGCTTGCGAACTCGAATTTGTATCGAATTATCAAGCGATACAAGTCGGCGTAAGGAACACTTTCGGTTACGTTCGCTCTAGTTCTGAAGCGAACGTCGGTCCTACCAAACAACCACCAATTGCTCGTCCCACCAACGGTTCTCTGTTGAATGGCGGATCTTCCTCGAGCAGCAGCAGCGTAAATGGAAGCTCAGGAAGCCTTAACGGTGGTATTCACCTGCCGACTGGATTAAATGGTGTTTTAGACAGACCTTACTCGAATGGACTTCTCGGTCCTACCAGCCAATCAACATCTCCGTTTGATACGAACATTATCTCCAAACGTTTTACTAGTGGTAGCTCTCTCGGGCCTTTCTCCTCTGCTATTGGAGACATCAACTTAAACGGCATAAACCCATACGAAAAATGGTCAAATGGAGGATGTGACACGCTGTTCCCTCCTGCCACATCGGACCCATATTCTCTTTCTGCTGCCGCTCATTCAGATCCAATTTTAGATTtgacaaacaaattaatatcCACTGCCATATTCCCTCCAAAATCACAGATCAAACGGCAAAAGATGATATATCACTGTAAATTCGGTGAGTTCGGTGTGATGGAAGGCCAATTCACAGAACCGAGCGGAGTCGCTGTCAATGCTCAAAACGACATAATTGTCGCCGATACTAACAACCACCGAATTCAGATTTTCGACAAAGAGGGCCGCTTTAAGTTTCAATTTGGCGAGTGTGGCAAACGAGATGGACAGCTATTGTACCCTAATAGGGTGGCCGTTGTCCGAACCTCTGGAGATATTATCGTAACAGAAAGATCGCCGACACACcaaatacaaatttacaatCAGTATGGACAATTTGTACGGAAATTCGGTGCCAATATTCTTCAACACCCCCGCGGTGTCACCGTGGATAACAAAGGACGAATCGTCGTCGTGGAATGTAAAGTTATGCGTGTCATTATCTTTGACCAAGTAGGAAACGTTCTGCAGAAATTTGGATGCTCAAAACATTTAGAATTTCCGAACGGCGTTGTGGTGAACGACAAACAAGAAATATTCATTAGTGACAACCGCGCGCATTGCGTCAAAGTCTTCAACTACGAAGGCATTTACTTACGACAGATCGGAGGAGAAGGAGTGACCAACTACCCGATAGGCGTGGGCATCAATGCCGCCGGCGAAATCTTAATCGCCGACAATCACAACAACTTCAACCTAACAATATTCACTCAAGACGGACAGTTGGTATCGGCTTTAgaaagtaaagtaaaacacGCTCAATGCTTCGACGTAGCTCTCATGGACGACGGCTCGGTAGTGCTCGCGAGCAAAGATTACCGCCTCTATATTTACCGTTACGTGCAAGTGCCACCTATTGGCATGTGA